The genomic interval AAAGATTCCATTATTAAAAGAACTAATTATATTATAGTAAAAAATAACGAAGCAAGTATTCAAAAAGGAATCGATTGGTGGTTAGACCTTACTAAACAAGGTGGAGAAGGAATGGTCGTTAAACCAAAAGAGTTTATTAATTATGGCAAGAAAGGACCTCTCCAACCAGCCATTAAATGTAGAGGTAAAGAATATTTAAGAATAATTTATGGACCAGAATATGATTTCAAAGAAAACCTAGATACACTTAAAAAGCGTGGACTGAGTAAAAAGAGATCAATGGCAATTAAAGAATTCTCATTAGGATTAGAAGCATTAAAACGTTTTGTTCAAGGAGAACCATTATATCGAATACATGAGTGTGTATTTGGTGTTTTATCGATGGAAAGTGATGCTGTTGATCCAAGATTATAAAGTATATAAGAATTTAAATTCATTTTATAGATTATGGGAGAATGGTAGTAAATATATGATTTCTGAAATTAGAATTATTCCGATGAGCTCAAAAGATGATGATATGAAGAACAAGAGTACCATTGAGGTACAACACGACTTCTTTATGACAACTTTAATGAATAGAGCTAGAGGTAAGTATTATTATAAAACCAGAATAAAAGCTATACCTAATTCACTTTTTCTATTTCAATATAAAGGACAAATTATAGCTTCAGCTAACTTAATTAGTATTGATGAAGATAATATAAAATCTCCATATAAAGGTGCATTTTTGTTAAAGAAAGACAGTATCAAAATATTTAATCCTATTACATCTGATAAATTTAAAAAATAGTTAAAGAATTTAAAGGATTTAATCAATCCAAGCAAAAAATAGATACAAAGTATCTTATAGCTTTACTTACTCTAATAAGAAGTAAAATCTATAAATTTGTTCCTGAAGATCTTAATGAGGTTGGCAGTTTAAAAGAAGGCGCAAAAAAGCAAATAATTGTTAATAAAAATGAAAGAAACTTAAGTGCAAGAGAGGAATGTATTAAATTTTACGGCGCAAAATGTCAAATATGTGGATTTGATTTTGGATCTTTTTATGGAAAAGATTTTGAAGGAAAAATTCACGTACATCATAAAAAGCCAATTTCACAAATAAATGAAGAATATGAAGTAAATCCGATAAATGATTTAATACCCGTTTGTCCTAATTGTCACTTAATTATTCATAGCAAAACTGGCGAATCATTTTCTATTAATGAAGTTAAAGAATTTATTAATATTACCAAAGGTACTAGTAATTAATGTACGTATATCAGATTTACGAGACAGGTCTTTTAAAAATCTATTTAATAGATATAAAACTAGATGAATCCTTAAAAATAACTAATATTTCTAAATTCATATAAATTTAAATTATAAAGAACTTATTAATTTAGGAGAAGTATAAAAAGATGAATGTAAATAAAAACATGACGAAGATAAAAATTGTTAGAAAAATAGAATATGTAGATAAACTAAGAAAATACAAAGTAATATTGGATGATAGTTATATAGGGGATATTAATTCTGGTGAAATAAAGAATTTTGAAGTCATCCCAGGTAGGCATACAATTTATTTGAAGATTGATTGGTGTAGAAGTAATAAAATAGATTTTTATGTTTCGGAGAATGAAGTTATTAAATTTGATTGTGGTAGTTCTATCAGAGGATGGAGAATACTGATAAATCTTATTTATATAACTTTTCTAAAAAATAAGTATTTATGGATAAAAATAAAAGATAAAATCAGTTAATAACATTATTGTTTAATGCTTAAATAAAGAAATTACTTATACTTAATAAAAGAATATTATCAAAGTTATTCAGAGTAGAAGCAAAGAAGATTACTAAAATAAAGGAATCAAATTTTTAGGCTTTGGTTTTTACTAATAAGAGACTTTGTGGCAAATTTTATATTTTAATGGATAGAAAAAAGTATCATGAATAAAAAATTCATAATACTTTTTCCTTTTATAAATTAATATTTTAAATTTTCTAATGCTTCTTTAGCAACATTTTGTTCAGCTTCTTTTTTTCTTTTACCCGAACCACTCCCCATTAATTCACCGTCAATATATACATTAATTTCAAATGTCTTATTATGATCTGGACCATATTCTTTTAGGACTCTATATTCTATATATTTTTGTGGGAACTTTTCTTGCAACCAATTTTTATAGTAATAATTTACTTCTTCATTTGT from Mycoplasmatota bacterium carries:
- a CDS encoding HNH endonuclease, which encodes MVKEFKGFNQSKQKIDTKYLIALLTLIRSKIYKFVPEDLNEVGSLKEGAKKQIIVNKNERNLSAREECIKFYGAKCQICGFDFGSFYGKDFEGKIHVHHKKPISQINEEYEVNPINDLIPVCPNCHLIIHSKTGESFSINEVKEFINITKGTSN